DNA from Aphelocoma coerulescens isolate FSJ_1873_10779 unplaced genomic scaffold, UR_Acoe_1.0 HiC_scaffold_113, whole genome shotgun sequence:
TCCTCCAGGCCTGAAAAACAAATCCTCCACCTCCCAATCTCCTTAAAATGCgtctcccttcccaaaatgacccctcattttgttttgaaagagggggAGTCCAAGGGACCCATTGTTATTTAAGTTGATTgcattaatattaattttatttgtgttataCTGTTCCTAAAGGTACCTCCCTTGACAGCGTGATGACATcctacctgctgctgtcccacctgctgctgcagctcctcctctgcacagggaTCTCCAGCAGGCGGATTCCTTCCATTATCAAGGACATCGTATGGGGTTTCTTTACggagttgttaattttattagccTTTCCCATTgttaagtgtttggttttgaaatcccTTAAGCCTCCCCCTCATTTCAAAGTAATAaagaagggggagatgttggtgtgacccagcccactgcagggctggggctgcataatgccaatcaatcccagcccctcccctggatcgagttcccCGAAGAGGCCGACTCAGAGGTCGctgggcggctcagaagcctcagCTGCACCCCCTGGGCGGTGCCCGGGTCCAAGCCACCTCCCttggttcgggaaaattctcggttactcagtcgttcattggttctgttatacctcccgcctctcggtttcccccccagtggttcttgtgacATTGtgtcctccccctggcttgtaactcattggttgttttcccctttcaccggggttttcaaattccctataaaactgagggaaaagcctcagTAGCCGATCCCACCAATCCCATCACATACCAACACATGGGATTCCAGCCTTCCGAGCTCGTTTGGGTAGCGAAACtgctaacaataaacctgttagaagtcaaacctgcacagcctctctcttcctttgtctccgagctaacgtgagccgatcccatcggctcctgctgtgttccctctgccgagaagccGGCTAGCTAgcgcagccagcagctcttttcctaaTTCCGAAGTCGCTTCTGCGATGGGCAGAAGTAGCGCAGCTGGAATgactctgacctggggcacgccagagttgGTGCCTCGAGCTCCAAACGCTGCGTTACCAGTGCCTACGGATTCTGTGAGTACAACTCAGAGCATCTCGAGTGCCGGGGAGGTGAAATGCTCATGAGGCTCTGATGGGCTGAGGGTTTCCGATCACTCCCAGAATATTTCCAATACAAGGATTTTGATAGAAATGAGGAAATTTCCTGagactttgttttcagtttcctgcCATTGGAGAATGGCGGGGAGGGAGGATAAATATTAAAGGTGTTATGAATTTTGTCAGGTCCCTGGGACATCTGAACTGTTCCTTTTAGTGATCAGCAGGTGCGCAGGAGATCCCTCATGTGCTTTCAGCCACTCCTGTGCCCATGGACAGCACCAGCATCACCTTGGCTGGACCCATCAGGCTCAGTCTGAGCTGTCCTTTCTCCAAGCTGCAAGCAGAACCTGTCCgcagccagtgccctgcacacaggcaggtttctgtagggccaaggagagtgcacagagatttggggtctgtgagtgctggcagggagagatcaggcacagggaaacagctccagaggaaaatccccaggaagcagagatgagatcagggaaggagagaaaacaaacccagcaaTGTGTCAGGGAGAGTTTAGAGATCCCCACAGGATCCCCTCCagtgcagcccctccctctgaagaagccccctccctcctgtgccccccagccaagcctctgccctcagggccggggctccaaggcgtgaagcccctcctgggcaggcagagctgcagcagagccgtggggcagctctgcagccccgggcccagttccctctgcagagcacagggctgggagcagctgcccggccctgggggctctgggagggggcaccgctggctcagggtgacgctggccccagtgcccggctgtgggcagggctgtcagtgcagccagggcagcagctcaatCTCCCTTcatccagtgccagctctgggacTCTTGGCTTTCTCCCCGAGGTTTCCTTCCAAGCTGGGAGTTTCCTCCAGGATGCAAATCTGTCCTGGAGCATCTTTGTGTTATCTGAAAGgcccagagagaggagaaaagcagagatgcTACAAGTGTGAAAATGCTGTCGGGTTGGTGAAATGAGCCAGGGGTGTCCTCGGCTACGAATGTGGTGCTGAGACCTTGAGAGAGGGACAGACATTTGGGGGTCTGTGGTGGATccatctgctcccagcagcacctggtgATCTTTAAGGGAAACATGGGAGGGTGAACCTTCTGCATTTGAGAAAAGTGAAACAGAGAAACTCTGAACAGGTCAGAATGACAGAGCACCTCCCCTGAGTCTCCACTCATCATCTTGCCTTGCAAAAGTTGCTCTGTTCTCCCTGAGTGAAGCAGAAAGGTTGAGGATTTCTGATACCCAAGAATACCAGGAGAGATATGGGGgagcttaaaaacaaaaacctcagaACTCTTAAACCCCaaagggtgtctgtgtgtgttccaGGGAGGGTGTACAGGAAATGGCTTTGACTGTGGTTACAGATCTCCTCTAACTCTTCACTGTCTTTTTCTCTGTGGCAGAACCCAATGCCCGGACACagccaatgtccaacagcagctccatcagccccttcctcctgctgccattggcagacacgcggcagctgcagctcctgcacttctgcctcttcctgggcatctccctggctgccctcctgggcaacggcctcatcatcagcgccggagcctgcggccagcacctgcacagccccatgttcttcttcctgctcagcctggccctcagcgacctgggctccatctgcaccactgtccccaaggccatgcacaattccctctggggcaccaggcacctctcctactcagcatgtgctgctcaggtgtctCTGCTTGTCTTCTTCATGGGAGTAGAGCTTTCCCTCCTCAccatcatgtgctacgaccgctacgtgtccatctgcaaagccctgcactacggggccctcctgggcagcagagcttgtgcccacatggcagcagctgcctgggccagtgcctttctctacgctctcatgcacacggccaatacatttcccctgcccctgtgccagggcaatgccctgggccacttcttctgggaaatcccacacatcctcaagctctcctgctccaaatcctacctcagggaacttgggctcatcgctgtcagtgcctgtttggtgtttggctgttttgtgttcattgttttctcctatgtgcagatcttcagggctgtgctgaggatcccctctgagcagggccggcacaaagccttttccacgtgcctccctcacctggccgtgctctctctgttcctcagctcTGCCATGTTTGCccacctgaagcccccctccatctcctccccatccctggatgtggcagtgtcagttctgtactcggtggtgcctccagccctgaaccccctcatctacagcctgaggaaccaggagctcagggatgccctgaggaaaatgatggcTGGATTTTTTCCGCAGCAATGAAGTGCCGGTTTTGTTCTCCACAGCTGCAGTGTAACTCAGTGCAGGCCCAGCCTGTCTGCTCAAGTTTTTCAGAGtggttgtgtgtgtgcagggtttcctttttcattttgtgataATGTTGTGCACAATGAAACCTTATTTATCCCATCATCATCCCATTACTGGGATCATTCACCCTATTTAGAATTCACTGCTTGCATCTCACATTTTGCCCACAGACAATGGAAATGAGGAATCACCTCCTCTGTGCACTTTAGCAAAATAAAGGATCCAGCAGCAACTTGTTGGTCAAAAATGCTTCCTTTGAAATCTCATCTGAATctggcagggcagtgcctgggtgcagagggggagagaagctgagtcccagcacagcagcagggccaggcagcagcagcactcggtgctttcagagctgctctgtttgtCCTTCCACGCTGTCCTGCTGTCCTTGGGGGAgtcctcagctctggctgctgcgctgctgtcctgctctgtGGCGCTCCTGTGAGCACAGGAGGGGTTGACAGATTTGTGTTATTTAAAAGTAGACAGCAGTGGCTGGAAGTGCTGGGCTGATCAGTgaagtttttcagaattttatggCCCTGGCATGTGAGTCACAGGTGGATCACAGCgagtcctggagctgccaaccTGAACATGAATAACAGAATGGACAAAGCTGCAGCTTAAACgtgacttaaaaataaatccccagAGTGGCCAGCCCAGAGATCGTGGTCTGTGAACTGGAACAACCACATTACAACAGGGACTGCAGacccaccaaaaccccacccaaacccagctcAGAGGGGCCATGGTGGCCCCGTGGCAACCACTGGGCACCAAAGCAGTGAAGCCGTGGAGAGCGAGAGGCTCAGTGGCTGACATTTCTGTGGGACGGGGCTGTCGTGTGAGGGGTGGGGGCTTTAGATCCCAGGGGAACCATTGCCCAGGGAGTTTTTGTTCAGGTCTGTAGTGCATTGATGCTGCCTGGactccaggcacccaccaaagctgctctctcactcctgtccacagctggacaggagagagaaaatataacaaagagttcatgggttgagataaggaccaggagagatccCTCATCCAACACGGTcctgggcaaaacaggctcaacttacagatataaagtgaatttattaataacaaaatcagagcaggataatgagaagtgaaagaagagctttcaaaacaccttcccctcccctccatccTTCCCACCGATGGcacaggagacagggaatggggattgtggtcagttcatctcctgtggcttctcccgctgctcagggagaggagttgttcccctgtgagaccgtggggtcccttcccacggGAGGCAGTTCTCCGTGAGCGTCTCTGACGTGGGTCCAATCTGAcgagcagcagtcctcccaaaactgctgcggcgtgggtcactcttccatggggtcagttcttcaaggccaggctgctccagcctgggagcagggcccctctgCACCGGCTCTgcccctggatcacagcctcctgcaggcatccacccgctccggcgtgggcacctccccaggggctgtgggtggatctctgcatccctcagggatccccaggggctgcgggtggatctctgcatcccccatggatccccaggggctgcgggtggatctctgcatctcctGTGGATCCCCAgcggctgcgggtggatctctgcatccctcagggatccccaggggctgtgggtggatctctgcatccctcagggatccccaggggctgtgggtggatctctgcatcccccgtggatccccaggggctgcgggtggatctctgcatcccccgtggatccccaggggctgcgggtggatctctgcatctcctgtggatccccaggggctgagggtggatctctgcatcccccgtggatccccaggggctgcgggtggatctgcatccccagggatccccaggggctgcgggtggatctctgcatccccagggatccccaggggctgcgagtggatctctgcatcccccgtggatccccaggggctgcaggggcacagctgctccaccatggtctcaccacggcctgcagaggaatctcggctctggctcctggagcacctcctccccctccttctccactgccctTGGTGTCTCcctgttgtttccctcacatgttctcccctcctcctctctgaCTACAAAAACCCTGTGTCCCACtatgttttcatttccttctgaaatctgttatcacagaggtgttaccagccTCCCTcagtggcccagccttggccagtgccatgtccatcttcagagccatcggGGATCGGCTCTgccggacatggtggaagcttccagcagcttctcacagaagccacctctgtggcccccccgctaccaaaaaccaggcgtGCCAAACCAACACACACAGGAAGGAAAGCTCGGAGCCCCAGCGCTCCAGGGCAGGTGAGAAGCAGCTCTCGCCATGCCAAGGTCAGCCGGAGCTGCCAGGCGGCCCCAGGAGCccaaggcagccagagctgttccatggtcccttggttccgtgggccctgcagggtcacaaaggcccctcggttatttggggcccagcagtgccacagtggccccttggctccatggaaggccacagggtcacaatggtccccttggtgccaccagccctgcagggtcacaacggcccctgggttccacgaggccacgcgaggtcacagtggtctccagaggaagggcagcaccgagccccagggtttcaggggcagatgagacacagccaccagaggccaaggccagccacgtCTGTCTGTCCTGccaggtttgtctgggagcagcccttggatattgggaatttgggaggtggaatcccagttttggccatgggcaccttgtcGAGTAACGCAGTTCTGTGCTCGctgcacgagctctggcgtgccctcgGTCAcagagagtccagctgcgttacttctgtgcaTCGCAGAAGCAActttggcatcaggaaaagtgctgctggctgagctcgctggcttctgtgcagaggagacacggcaggagctgatgctatcggctcacgttagttgggagataaaggaagagagagagggttctggtctggcttccaacaggtttattgtcagaagtttagcaaccagaacatggcaatgatcTTAATCCGGGATCCCGTcgagaggcttttccctcagttttagaGGGGGGTTGGAAAccgtggggaaaggggaaaacaaccaaagagttacaagccagggggaggatacaattcaacaagaactaCTGGGAGATACAAcaaagaaccagtgaacaaccgagtaagAGGGAATTCTCCCGaacagggaaaggcagtttgGAGCCAGGCGCAGCCCTGGGGGGATGTGGCTTaagcttctgagccgcccatcgACCCAGCCTGCGAGTCTGTGTCCCGGGGAAATTCGATCCACGGGAGGGTCCGGGGTTGATcggcatctcgctgccccagcccagcagtgggctgggtcatagcAACAGCTGAGAAGGATGGGTGTTTTccacatgaaagaaaagcacaaagtccAGGTGTTTTggaagaagatgagaggtggccaccatgggtgagggcagccagacctgtctctcatggcagcttttgtctgggagcaatccttggatagacagaatttgggaggtagaatttcagttttggccatgggagcctggatgagaaggacggttcttttccttaggaaggaaagcacggagccccaggagccccagggctcctgagccagcccctgctgccccgggagggaatttggggaggggcagagggggtgcgcagcccctgccaggggatgaccccggcccagcgcccttcgttcagcaccgagctgggcgtggggccgcaggaggaagaggccgatgggaagcagatcctgcaggggggacagggcttgggctcagggcaaggtcctgccctgcacacctggctcaggtgtgaccctgccccaggaagggagcgggacattcccatccccacggatcagggctgggagcagcgctgggaCCACGAACATAGAagtactgggagccactgggaccataCTGTGggctactgggagctactgggagcaactgggaatgacgggtgtgtgctggaggcaactgggatatactgggaatGAATGAGATtatgctgggggcaactggaaccatgctggggcaactggggtgactgggaatgagcatgctgggggaaactgggagcaactgggagtgactgtgtctgtgctgggggCCACTGAGGTCATACTTGCAGTGACTGGGACTGTACTAGGGGCAACTGGGAGCAAGTGGAACCATGCTGGAGGTAACTAGGATCGCACTGAGGGTGATttggatcatactgggagtgacaagGAGCATGCTGGGGGCAATTTGAACCAtgttgggggcaactgggatataccGGGAGCAACTGGAACATcactgagggtgactggaagTGGCTGTGGGCAACTGGAATCATACTGGAAGTAACTGGGAGGACTTGGCAGTGACTGGGAGcatgctgggggcaactgggatattctgagagagactgggagtcactgggatcatgctgggagtgactgggagcgtggcaatggcctgggctggctgaTGTGGGGCCTCAGGGTGCGCAGGGAGcactgtgacactgcggggcccctGGAACTGTTATAAACGACCCAGATCCGATATGGAAAGGAGTTCTTAAAATTTACTGAGAACTCaataaaaatggcaaagcaAAAGGGGCAGCGCTGGCAGCGTGGCTGGATGCCAGAGGCTCGCCCACAGCATGGCCATCCtgccttttatacccctgtgaTTGCATCAGCCTGATGcatatttatttcctgttttgcatagtcccatcccctTGTCAATCTTTTGGgagcctgccctgctctggtgctgtGGCCCTCAGGCTCCTCACTGGTTGGAGTCCCATTCCTTTTGTGGTGGTGCCTTCCAAGTCTGGCTGGCAACAGCCCGGCCCTTTGCCCACCCCACAGCAGTGATGTTACAGCACACAGATCATCCAGCCCCTGTAAAATCCAACCCACAGCCAGAGCACCCCAGCAACCATTGAACAGCTCTGACCATGCAGTGTTAGAACTCATGATTAATTCATAGCCCATACAACAGACGGGAAAGCCAACTCTCAATAATTCACCTGTAACAACTGAGATTCCTcccagcattctcctggagtcTTTTGACCTCTAATTTGGGCACCTGAGTTGATAACCACAGGGCCACAAGGCCTTCCTTCTTCCAAGGAAGGTTTCCAgtatgttttttctccttttgagtTACATTTTTGCTCTGGAACCCACCCGAGACTCCTCCCAGGTAGGTCCCAGAGCCTTCACACCTCCTGGAGGAAGCTGAGCTCCCAAGAAACAGCCCCAGATTCCTCCAGGGAAGCTTCCAAAGATGGTTTTGCTGGTTGGAAACAGCTCTGTGTTCCAAGGTCCACTGGAGACGCTGAAAAGCGGAAAGGactccactactaaataagtagtaaagtaggtgggtatgctttattccagcgctgggacgcacgggggatcgctcctccaaaatcacgcgtgcccacagctgcattcagctcggtatttattgggttacaagttccgtattcattaagtttcctaacaaactcatacatattcatcacctagccccgcccagcctcgcttcgtactataatgaactcaaaagtcatttacatccacggagcgcttgtgcagtgttgtttgggggttgtggtaggggtctctcgggggtcttgtgatgaagtcagggggagtcttcctcgtcctgaacttttcacctttctctcctgggaatgctcttttatacctttggcctgggtttaagctttggcactggtttgagctagttttggggagggcaggatgtctgtctgagactcccgctggtcttatcagcggtctcttatcttctctcttcctgctctgctatgctgaccaagctagatgcattgttcctgacaaacgaattcctctgctccccatccccctgattcagtccccccttttctaaagagttagtaaattcttttactaatactTAAATTCTTTTCCTAATGAATTTTTTGGTAGACATCTCTTAATGTTTTCCCGTGTGCGTTTGACAAAGTAGTTAGAACTGATAGCCCTTTTAGTACTCTATAGTTCCAAATAAGTAACGCGATAG
Protein-coding regions in this window:
- the LOC138100576 gene encoding olfactory receptor 14J1-like; this encodes MSNSSSISPFLLLPLADTRQLQLLHFCLFLGISLAALLGNGLIISAGACGQHLHSPMFFFLLSLALSDLGSICTTVPKAMHNSLWGTRHLSYSACAAQVSLLVFFMGVELSLLTIMCYDRYVSICKALHYGALLGSRACAHMAAAAWASAFLYALMHTANTFPLPLCQGNALGHFFWEIPHILKLSCSKSYLRELGLIAVSACLVFGCFVFIVFSYVQIFRAVLRIPSEQGRHKAFSTCLPHLAVLSLFLSSAMFAHLKPPSISSPSLDVAVSVLYSVVPPALNPLIYSLRNQELRDALRKMMAGFFPQQ